A DNA window from Chelativorans sp. AA-79 contains the following coding sequences:
- a CDS encoding helix-turn-helix domain-containing protein, whose protein sequence is MLSHNAIQASSTRIHPDVPVTRHTATQLVPPAFAASQPHQVILYASNAEIYGQGERATALYQVEFGAVRVYRLLSDGRRQISAFHVAGEVFGFEADGHHHFFAEAICNSAIRIFRQPLGADVARGILPIALKALIRAQEHLLVIGRQNAAERVAAFLLDQLERQGDLPQVELAMSRTDIGDYLGLTIETVSRVFSKFREKGYIRLQGVRTVELIKPEALRTLCV, encoded by the coding sequence ATGCTCTCTCACAACGCCATACAAGCTTCCTCAACTAGAATTCATCCAGACGTTCCCGTCACTCGCCACACCGCGACACAACTGGTACCACCTGCATTTGCGGCCTCGCAGCCGCATCAGGTGATCCTCTACGCGTCCAACGCAGAAATCTATGGTCAGGGCGAGCGAGCCACCGCTCTCTACCAGGTGGAGTTCGGGGCGGTTCGCGTCTACCGCCTACTTTCCGATGGTCGTCGGCAGATCAGTGCCTTCCACGTGGCAGGCGAGGTCTTCGGCTTCGAGGCAGACGGCCACCATCATTTCTTTGCCGAGGCGATCTGCAATTCCGCGATCCGCATCTTTCGCCAACCGCTCGGTGCCGACGTCGCGCGCGGCATCCTTCCGATCGCGCTGAAGGCACTGATCCGCGCGCAGGAGCACCTGCTCGTCATCGGGCGTCAGAATGCCGCCGAGCGCGTCGCAGCCTTCCTGCTTGATCAACTCGAACGTCAGGGCGACCTTCCGCAGGTCGAACTCGCCATGTCGCGCACCGATATCGGCGACTATCTGGGCTTGACAATCGAGACGGTCTCGCGCGTTTTCTCGAAGTTCCGTGAAAAGGGCTATATCCGGCTCCAAGGCGTGCGTACTGTGGAACTTATTAAGCCAGAGGCGCTGCGTACTCTTTGTGTCTGA
- the tssL gene encoding type VI secretion system protein TssL, long form, with product MPAADDWMKPAAGQSFFPGAQPPPAQAAVEKIPLDVALNARDGAGYAAANPILAAAAPLLILLGRLRLMIVDMQAVPLMNHVANEIREFERKVLEAGVPREDAMVAKYALCGTADDIVQNLPGADRQIWLQYSMLAQFFQVRTSGVGFFEELNKILANPAPRYNLLEFMHACLSLGFEGRYRGVAGGDRDLQRVRREVYETLRHVKARSDEDISPRWRGMAKSMANMATQIPVWAVASFAGAALVGVYFLLRLIISNDGEALAGKLLALNPSEPITIERAAVVAPFEGPDFSDTTQLERIRGVLADEIAGGSMAVEKKGEFIVVEINNLLLFDSGKADVKPEFEAVAERIAAALDPEPGPINIIGHTDSVKLRRTSAFKSNYELSLARARSVEKMLAPKITEPARITVEGKGEDEPIADNGTAEGRARNRRVDVMIPAEETLTAGQPIIVRPQ from the coding sequence ATGCCGGCCGCTGACGACTGGATGAAGCCGGCCGCCGGACAGTCCTTCTTTCCGGGTGCGCAACCGCCGCCGGCCCAGGCTGCCGTCGAAAAAATCCCGCTCGACGTGGCGCTCAATGCGCGTGACGGCGCGGGCTACGCCGCCGCAAATCCCATCCTCGCTGCCGCCGCGCCGCTCCTCATCCTTCTCGGCCGTCTCCGCCTGATGATCGTCGACATGCAGGCCGTGCCGCTGATGAACCATGTCGCGAACGAGATTCGCGAGTTCGAAAGGAAGGTGCTCGAAGCGGGCGTTCCGCGTGAGGACGCGATGGTTGCCAAATATGCACTCTGCGGCACGGCCGACGACATCGTGCAGAACCTGCCGGGTGCGGACCGGCAGATCTGGCTGCAATACAGCATGCTCGCCCAGTTCTTCCAGGTGCGCACTTCGGGTGTCGGCTTCTTCGAGGAACTGAACAAGATCCTCGCCAATCCCGCGCCGCGCTACAATCTGCTCGAATTCATGCATGCCTGCCTTTCGCTGGGGTTCGAAGGGCGGTATCGCGGTGTTGCGGGTGGCGACCGCGACCTGCAGCGCGTCCGCCGCGAGGTCTACGAGACGCTCAGGCATGTGAAGGCGCGCAGCGACGAGGATATCTCGCCGCGCTGGCGCGGCATGGCGAAGTCTATGGCCAACATGGCGACGCAGATCCCGGTCTGGGCCGTCGCCAGCTTCGCGGGTGCGGCGCTCGTCGGCGTCTACTTCCTTCTGCGGCTGATCATCAGCAATGACGGTGAGGCGCTTGCTGGCAAGCTCTTGGCGCTCAACCCGTCCGAACCCATCACCATCGAACGGGCCGCGGTGGTGGCGCCGTTCGAAGGGCCGGATTTTAGCGACACCACGCAGCTTGAACGTATCCGGGGCGTGCTCGCGGATGAGATCGCCGGCGGCTCGATGGCGGTCGAGAAAAAGGGCGAATTCATCGTCGTGGAAATCAACAACCTCCTGCTCTTCGATTCCGGCAAGGCGGACGTGAAGCCGGAATTCGAGGCCGTAGCCGAACGCATCGCCGCCGCGCTCGATCCCGAGCCGGGGCCGATCAACATCATCGGGCACACGGACAGCGTGAAGCTGCGCAGGACCAGTGCCTTCAAGTCGAATTACGAGCTTTCGCTCGCCCGCGCCAGGTCGGTCGAGAAGATGCTGGCTCCGAAGATCACGGAGCCCGCCCGCATCACGGTGGAGGGCAAGGGCGAGGACGAGCCGATCGCCGACAACGGCACTGCGGAAGGCCGCGCCAGGAACCGCCGCGTCGATGTCATGATCCCCGCGGAGGAGACGTTGACTGCGGGACAGCCGATCATCGTGAGACCACAATGA
- a CDS encoding PAAR domain-containing protein yields MPKGPAARLTDQVLHITPGKLAPGPGSPTVFIGKLPAWRGIPAAAAASLQAAKTASDARVAAYQAATLAAAGTPGAPAAKAAEETGKAAEAAAMSSMVMSMSAGADIHTCVHMSPVPLPPPHGPGVVIDGSQTVLVNGLPACRVGDTVLEAFGPPDKIMLGEITVVIGG; encoded by the coding sequence ATGCCGAAGGGCCCGGCAGCGCGGCTTACCGATCAGGTTCTACACATAACCCCGGGCAAGCTCGCGCCAGGGCCCGGAAGCCCGACCGTATTCATCGGCAAGCTGCCTGCCTGGCGCGGAATCCCGGCGGCGGCCGCCGCCTCGCTGCAGGCGGCAAAGACCGCGTCGGATGCACGCGTGGCCGCCTATCAGGCGGCGACGCTGGCGGCGGCGGGAACACCTGGCGCACCCGCCGCGAAGGCGGCCGAGGAAACCGGCAAGGCAGCGGAAGCCGCGGCGATGAGCTCCATGGTCATGAGCATGTCGGCGGGTGCCGACATCCACACCTGCGTCCACATGTCTCCAGTCCCTCTCCCCCCGCCGCATGGGCCGGGCGTCGTCATCGACGGGTCGCAGACGGTGCTCGTCAACGGCCTGCCGGCCTGCCGCGTGGGCGATACGGTGCTCGAAGCCTTCGGCCCGCCGGACAAGATCATGCTCGGTGAGATCACGGTCGTCATCGGCGGGTGA
- the tssK gene encoding type VI secretion system baseplate subunit TssK: MSWYSKVAWSEGLFLRQHHLQQNDRYFEHLLESRVRQISPYPWGFAQIEIDRDLAQQNKFALRRASGVFQDGTPFDMPGTNPLPEPLEVPEGSDKQIVWLTMPAATVNGQEIDMPEAESGSRYVRDLETVVDSASTMFVEQEIEVAHPRLAFEVRKTLKPGFHCLKLARILEVRDKTIVFDETFAPPVLVTQGHPVVAGWVDRVIGWMDTKLGTLARYAADPSSGGGLQTFDYFMLQMLNREINVLKHMRGSKYVHPVEMYQELLRIAGELWTFSPKRLAPEYGEYDHDALDTLFEPVLSDIQRLLSLDVGRAVRLNLIERAPNAYIAAVNDRSLFRNATFIIEVAARNPLTQIQQQFPALCKVGPNTRMNEIVQAHLPGIEVVHMPTPPRQIRTVSDHVYFYLDKSSPLWPEFSTASGIGLHFAGDWPELQLDLWAIMEERR, encoded by the coding sequence ATGTCTTGGTACAGCAAGGTCGCATGGTCGGAGGGGCTTTTCCTCCGGCAGCATCACCTGCAGCAGAACGACCGCTATTTCGAGCATTTGCTGGAAAGCCGTGTCCGGCAGATCAGCCCCTATCCCTGGGGGTTCGCGCAGATCGAGATCGACCGCGACCTCGCCCAGCAGAACAAGTTCGCGCTCCGGCGGGCGAGTGGCGTGTTCCAGGACGGGACGCCCTTCGATATGCCCGGCACGAACCCGCTGCCCGAGCCGCTGGAGGTCCCGGAAGGCTCCGACAAGCAGATCGTCTGGCTCACCATGCCGGCGGCCACGGTGAACGGTCAGGAGATCGACATGCCGGAGGCCGAAAGCGGCAGCCGCTATGTGCGGGATCTCGAAACGGTGGTAGACTCCGCGTCCACAATGTTCGTGGAGCAGGAGATCGAGGTTGCGCATCCCCGCCTCGCCTTCGAGGTGCGGAAAACGCTGAAGCCTGGCTTCCATTGCCTGAAGCTCGCACGCATCCTGGAAGTCCGCGACAAGACGATCGTCTTCGACGAGACTTTCGCTCCGCCGGTGCTCGTCACCCAGGGGCACCCGGTCGTCGCCGGCTGGGTGGATCGCGTCATCGGCTGGATGGACACCAAGCTCGGCACGCTCGCCCGCTATGCCGCCGATCCGAGTTCGGGCGGGGGCTTGCAGACCTTCGACTACTTCATGCTGCAGATGCTCAACCGCGAGATCAACGTGCTGAAACACATGCGCGGCTCGAAATACGTGCATCCGGTGGAGATGTATCAGGAACTGCTGCGCATCGCGGGTGAGCTCTGGACCTTCTCGCCGAAAAGGCTGGCGCCCGAATACGGCGAATACGATCACGATGCGCTCGACACGCTGTTCGAGCCGGTCCTTTCGGATATCCAGCGTCTGCTCAGCCTCGACGTCGGCCGCGCCGTCCGTCTCAATCTGATCGAGCGCGCGCCCAACGCCTATATCGCCGCGGTCAACGACCGCTCGCTGTTCCGCAACGCCACCTTCATCATCGAGGTGGCGGCAAGGAACCCGCTCACGCAGATCCAGCAGCAATTTCCCGCGCTCTGCAAAGTCGGGCCCAACACGCGCATGAACGAGATCGTGCAGGCGCACCTGCCGGGCATCGAAGTGGTGCACATGCCCACGCCCCCCCGTCAGATCCGCACCGTCTCCGACCACGTCTATTTCTATCTCGACAAGTCCTCGCCGCTCTGGCCCGAGTTCAGCACCGCGAGCGGCATCGGCTTGCATTTCGCGGGCGATTGGCCCGAACTCCAGCTCGACCTCTGGGCGATCATGGAAGAACGGAGATGA
- a CDS encoding autotransporter outer membrane beta-barrel domain-containing protein: MLWKAVVGGLCAAFAFSLPTTKVLAQEDCTAIPTIVGSETTSVTVTCGPGEESAGFATSYGDGEYDGDGDDVVIISGGQVFANSESGQPVVDGTSDTLHEPDLYLIELRDGNNRFEIRSGQIGVPADTGVTIVLGNGDDTFVASGGTIYGGISPEPETFPSPDGSDAFLISGTAYIRDKIWAGTDNNTLMMTGGYLGEIQFEDGNDNVDISGGQLGELIFLGGTNQVTLSGTGQIGPTEGEQPAVEFLGGTNTFTMTGGLVAGWVSGGGGTENFRISGGTVAGEIDGEGGDDVIDISGGTLAGDIAGGFGFDEVAISGGHVQGDIDADSVLLYGGRLDGDITGLQSLVIDDQQSTAPLVLRDGVLFSGTLAEGSIVDTDLAKVQNGSFLSQNFSGFSSLSVSNSTLGFTSSQVLDEIDLSDGSTLYVTGNVTLEENVVPEEEEPDFSLFASDVSVLSHTSPFADVYLTSSSINMINGSPNDVLQVGDLTLQNALLGIDVDQGAALGDQILVGGVFTVNGLNTIQVNLVGTPFFGATTQIPILAGGAPAGGGSFAITGVPDTLSSLFNYEIVPGAAGGLFLLATPGDLSPLGAVKAAIDAQPVMTALDAIDSVMDDAVEWSYELPGSLRAAQVSPTFGIFASGQWARVSHDGFEVSSGGISGAGPSFTADDFSATISLDWNAAKHFGFEDRYGLNIGFFGGYTSTDVSLDPFMSFTSLGSAENESGMFGLYGLFRKGFTYTLVSATTFIGETDIVNDLLGSAGSYDTTGFAMTASLGRIYPLSDRVRFDLRGGIVGVTFTGDGFTDSAGYDFGKSRVSFGALKFEPGIYSEHRLENGWILSPYARGEMQVRFGYRNTGSFEGSEFDFDDSDVSLSLSAGLNLKTSPKSTMSAEFRGKASSDSTTIAGKIGYKVAF, translated from the coding sequence ATGTTGTGGAAGGCGGTTGTCGGCGGACTGTGCGCGGCGTTCGCATTCTCGTTGCCGACCACAAAAGTCCTCGCGCAGGAGGACTGCACGGCGATTCCGACCATAGTCGGCAGCGAGACAACCTCCGTCACGGTCACCTGCGGACCGGGAGAAGAGTCCGCCGGTTTCGCCACCAGCTACGGCGACGGCGAGTATGACGGCGACGGGGATGACGTCGTCATCATATCGGGCGGCCAGGTGTTCGCGAACTCGGAATCCGGACAACCGGTCGTAGACGGCACGTCCGACACGCTTCACGAGCCGGACCTCTACCTGATCGAACTGAGAGACGGCAACAACAGGTTCGAGATCAGATCCGGCCAGATAGGCGTTCCCGCCGATACCGGCGTAACGATCGTCCTGGGCAACGGCGACGATACTTTCGTCGCAAGCGGGGGAACGATCTACGGTGGGATATCGCCCGAGCCCGAGACCTTCCCGTCTCCCGACGGATCCGATGCGTTCCTTATTTCCGGAACAGCTTATATCCGGGACAAGATTTGGGCCGGCACGGACAACAACACTCTCATGATGACCGGGGGCTATCTCGGCGAGATCCAGTTCGAGGACGGCAACGACAACGTCGACATTTCGGGCGGGCAACTGGGAGAGCTTATCTTCCTGGGGGGCACGAACCAGGTCACCTTGAGCGGGACGGGGCAAATCGGCCCGACCGAGGGCGAACAGCCGGCCGTGGAATTCCTCGGCGGAACCAATACCTTCACGATGACCGGCGGCCTTGTTGCCGGCTGGGTCTCCGGCGGCGGCGGTACAGAGAACTTCAGGATCTCCGGCGGCACGGTCGCCGGGGAGATCGATGGCGAAGGCGGTGACGACGTGATCGACATCTCCGGTGGCACCCTTGCCGGCGACATCGCCGGCGGCTTCGGCTTCGACGAGGTGGCGATCAGCGGGGGTCACGTCCAGGGGGACATAGATGCCGACAGCGTCCTCCTCTATGGCGGCAGGCTCGACGGCGACATCACCGGCCTGCAGTCGCTGGTCATCGACGACCAACAGAGCACCGCGCCGCTCGTCCTGCGCGACGGCGTTCTGTTCAGCGGTACGCTGGCCGAAGGATCGATCGTCGATACCGATCTGGCGAAGGTACAGAACGGCAGCTTCCTCAGCCAGAATTTCTCCGGCTTCTCGAGCCTCTCGGTCAGCAACTCGACGCTCGGCTTCACAAGCTCCCAGGTTCTCGACGAGATCGACCTTTCGGACGGCTCCACACTTTATGTGACGGGCAATGTCACGCTCGAAGAGAACGTCGTGCCCGAAGAGGAGGAGCCGGATTTCTCGTTGTTTGCAAGCGACGTATCGGTTCTTTCACACACGAGCCCGTTTGCCGACGTCTATCTCACCTCGTCGTCGATCAACATGATCAACGGCAGCCCGAACGACGTGCTGCAGGTCGGCGACCTCACGCTCCAGAACGCGCTGCTCGGGATCGATGTGGATCAAGGCGCCGCCCTGGGCGACCAGATCTTGGTCGGCGGGGTCTTCACCGTGAACGGGCTCAACACGATCCAGGTGAACCTGGTCGGCACGCCCTTTTTCGGCGCCACGACGCAGATTCCCATCCTGGCGGGCGGGGCGCCCGCCGGCGGGGGAAGCTTCGCCATAACGGGTGTGCCGGACACGCTCTCCTCCCTCTTCAACTACGAGATCGTTCCCGGTGCGGCCGGAGGCCTGTTCCTGCTTGCGACGCCGGGAGACCTGAGCCCACTCGGCGCCGTGAAGGCAGCAATCGACGCGCAGCCGGTGATGACCGCGCTCGACGCCATCGACAGCGTCATGGACGACGCAGTCGAGTGGAGCTACGAACTTCCGGGAAGCCTACGCGCGGCGCAGGTCTCACCCACATTCGGCATCTTCGCCTCCGGCCAGTGGGCCCGGGTAAGCCACGACGGGTTCGAGGTCTCGAGCGGCGGGATTTCCGGCGCCGGCCCCTCCTTCACCGCCGACGATTTCTCCGCGACCATCAGCCTCGACTGGAACGCGGCCAAGCATTTCGGCTTCGAGGACCGCTACGGCCTGAACATCGGCTTCTTCGGCGGTTACACCTCGACCGACGTGTCGCTCGACCCGTTCATGAGCTTCACGAGCCTCGGAAGCGCCGAGAACGAGAGCGGGATGTTCGGCCTCTACGGCCTCTTCCGCAAGGGCTTCACCTATACGCTCGTTTCGGCCACGACCTTCATCGGCGAGACGGACATCGTCAACGACCTCCTGGGCTCGGCCGGCAGCTACGACACCACGGGCTTCGCGATGACGGCTTCGCTGGGCCGCATCTATCCCTTGTCCGACCGGGTTCGTTTCGACCTGCGCGGCGGAATCGTCGGCGTCACCTTCACCGGCGACGGTTTCACCGACAGCGCCGGCTATGATTTCGGCAAGTCGCGGGTCTCCTTCGGCGCGCTGAAGTTCGAACCCGGCATCTATTCCGAGCACCGGCTGGAGAACGGCTGGATCCTGAGCCCCTATGCGCGCGGCGAAATGCAGGTGCGTTTCGGCTACCGCAACACCGGAAGCTTCGAAGGAAGCGAATTCGATTTCGACGATTCGGATGTCTCGCTCAGCCTTTCGGCGGGGCTCAACCTGAAGACCTCGCCCAAGTCCACGATGAGCGCCGAATTTCGCGGAAAAGCATCCAGCGACAGCACCACGATCGCGGGAAAGATCGGCTACAAGGTCGCGTTCTGA
- a CDS encoding caspase family protein — protein sequence MKRCSYLTHLLFAFFAFAAAQAWAAAETDPAATERKRLAIVLGNSTYDSERYEDLANAANDARKLSESLTRLNFDVLTGTDLKGEELENLIEEAEAKLADYGAVVVFYAGHGVQFKGENYLLPVDTPDPDSVESLTSRAAKLNDIITRLSSRDRQTFIFLDACRNNPLGEGAGDGLAQVEVGENTFIAFATQPGNVTVDGAGENSPFTTALLKNIEIPGLSISDMMIRVRNETEALTVGRQVPWDQSNLREQFYFTEQQVLDSASLSASLSKILSNPSMKEKLLTQLASSDLQTAVLVLGEQLRSVEVDTPGQQAIGGQQVASLAPALAIEDAQKSVVSGLETLIVGSTSGDDEAKHIDLVKSVQTELRRVGCYRMTVDGDWGKGSVRALKDYYRFTDQAESTLEPNVDLLGELFLRSGRVCKQPVKVKPAVTARAAPENQPARRARGGGGGGTAQRAPAPAAPPPDISSGIGIGGVF from the coding sequence ATGAAACGGTGCAGCTACCTCACGCATCTGCTTTTCGCTTTTTTCGCCTTTGCGGCGGCGCAGGCATGGGCGGCCGCCGAGACCGATCCCGCCGCGACCGAGCGCAAGCGGCTCGCGATCGTGCTCGGCAACTCGACTTATGACAGCGAGCGCTACGAGGACCTGGCGAACGCCGCCAACGACGCGCGGAAACTGTCCGAGAGTCTGACGCGGCTTAATTTCGATGTGCTTACCGGGACGGATCTGAAGGGTGAGGAACTCGAGAACCTCATCGAGGAGGCGGAGGCAAAGCTCGCCGACTACGGCGCCGTCGTCGTCTTCTATGCCGGCCACGGCGTGCAGTTCAAGGGCGAGAACTACCTCCTGCCCGTCGACACGCCCGATCCCGATAGCGTGGAGAGCCTGACTTCGCGCGCCGCCAAGCTCAACGATATCATCACCCGCCTTTCCAGCCGGGACCGGCAGACCTTCATCTTCCTCGACGCCTGCCGCAACAACCCGCTCGGCGAGGGCGCGGGCGACGGTCTGGCTCAGGTGGAGGTGGGCGAGAACACCTTCATCGCCTTCGCCACCCAGCCGGGCAACGTCACGGTGGACGGCGCGGGCGAGAACAGTCCCTTCACGACGGCGCTGCTCAAGAATATCGAGATTCCGGGCTTGAGCATCTCTGACATGATGATCCGCGTGCGCAACGAGACTGAGGCACTGACGGTCGGACGGCAGGTGCCGTGGGACCAGTCCAACCTGCGCGAACAGTTCTATTTCACCGAGCAGCAGGTGCTCGATTCCGCCTCCCTCAGCGCCAGCCTTTCGAAGATACTGTCGAACCCCAGCATGAAGGAGAAGCTCCTGACGCAGCTCGCCTCGAGCGACCTGCAGACCGCCGTGCTCGTCCTCGGCGAGCAGCTTCGTTCGGTGGAGGTGGACACGCCCGGGCAGCAAGCGATCGGAGGGCAGCAGGTGGCGAGCCTGGCGCCTGCGCTGGCGATCGAGGATGCGCAGAAGAGCGTCGTCTCCGGTCTCGAGACCTTGATCGTCGGCAGCACCTCCGGGGACGACGAGGCCAAGCATATCGATCTTGTGAAGAGCGTGCAGACGGAACTGCGCCGCGTCGGCTGCTACCGCATGACGGTCGACGGCGACTGGGGCAAGGGCTCGGTGCGAGCGCTCAAGGACTATTACCGCTTCACCGACCAGGCGGAATCGACGCTGGAGCCCAATGTGGATCTGCTCGGAGAGCTGTTCCTGCGCTCCGGCCGCGTCTGCAAGCAGCCAGTGAAGGTCAAGCCCGCGGTCACCGCCCGCGCCGCACCCGAAAACCAGCCCGCCCGCCGGGCGCGCGGCGGCGGTGGCGGCGGCACGGCCCAGAGGGCGCCCGCGCCGGCCGCACCCCCGCCGGACATCAGCTCCGGTATCGGCATTGGCGGCGTGTTCTGA
- a CDS encoding DNA-binding response regulator, which translates to MSTNAKILVVAPDPAFRRSLAFVLEAEGCGVEIVERLPDLDTLSDRYDCLVIDHRSIPAGVRSGILLAGVRTPVVVLASHAQDFVARGFERVVLKPLLGHKLVEAVRDALRREPRPAMPT; encoded by the coding sequence TTGTCCACCAATGCGAAAATCCTCGTTGTCGCGCCGGACCCGGCCTTCCGGCGTTCGCTGGCTTTCGTCCTAGAGGCGGAGGGCTGTGGTGTGGAAATCGTGGAGCGGTTGCCTGACCTGGATACATTGTCGGACCGCTATGACTGTCTGGTGATCGACCACCGATCGATACCGGCGGGAGTGCGCAGCGGGATACTCTTGGCGGGCGTGCGCACACCCGTCGTGGTTCTGGCCAGCCATGCGCAGGACTTTGTCGCCAGAGGCTTCGAGCGGGTGGTATTGAAACCGCTCCTCGGCCACAAGTTGGTCGAAGCCGTGCGCGATGCCCTGAGGCGGGAGCCGCGGCCCGCCATGCCTACGTAG